The following are encoded in a window of Novosphingobium sp. THN1 genomic DNA:
- a CDS encoding ATP-binding protein yields the protein MEYFPNPPDATSLMMSARSFGNYDLAGALADLIDNSIKAKARKIWIRCDFNDGEPTVSIVDDGEGMSKAELILAMRPASTNPLAERSPDDLGRFGWGMKSASFSQCRRLTVISRQKMQVHGAEWDLDSIDGWAMGLLSPADIEELASTKLPAGSGTEVIWSKCDRLSESGSLSTIAFNDQIAHATERLSLIFHRFLEGRPGKAKLQISINGRLLEPFDPFHTSHNATIPRELETLHIGQHQVQIRPYILPHFSKLGEFEHERLGGEDGFLRNQGFYVYRNDRLIIHGTWFRLAKFGELSQLVRIAVDIPNSIDDIWKITVDKSDAQLPTVLRNRLKQIVDKLKRQSSRVYRSKGGKISDPHKVAVWSRYTRNNEISYSVNRDHPIIARLLSSEDSNLAKAALQLIESNFPVSAFVEDATTRSDSIGQTPASRSDMKRLLDAATPEMLLDCDGDMQEMIKKLKRTEPFSANWPMVEEYLTQKGWC from the coding sequence TTGGAATATTTTCCTAATCCTCCTGATGCCACTTCCCTGATGATGTCAGCCCGAAGTTTTGGAAACTATGATTTGGCGGGGGCTCTGGCTGATCTGATCGACAACAGCATCAAGGCCAAGGCGCGCAAGATCTGGATCCGGTGTGATTTCAACGATGGCGAGCCTACTGTCAGCATCGTTGATGACGGGGAGGGTATGTCGAAGGCTGAGTTGATCCTCGCGATGCGTCCCGCGTCCACAAATCCACTCGCTGAGCGCTCCCCTGATGACCTTGGGCGTTTTGGCTGGGGTATGAAGTCCGCATCTTTTTCGCAGTGCAGACGCCTTACTGTCATCAGCCGCCAAAAAATGCAGGTCCACGGTGCTGAATGGGACTTGGACAGCATTGATGGTTGGGCGATGGGATTGCTCTCTCCTGCGGATATCGAGGAGTTGGCAAGCACTAAGCTACCCGCCGGTTCGGGCACAGAGGTTATATGGAGCAAGTGTGATCGGCTGTCGGAAAGCGGATCATTGAGCACGATCGCGTTCAATGATCAGATAGCCCACGCAACTGAGCGGCTGTCCTTGATCTTCCATCGCTTTCTGGAAGGGCGGCCGGGCAAGGCAAAGCTTCAGATTTCCATTAACGGTCGACTGCTCGAACCCTTCGATCCTTTTCACACCTCGCACAATGCTACGATACCCCGAGAGCTGGAAACCCTTCACATCGGGCAGCATCAAGTGCAAATTCGGCCTTACATCTTGCCTCATTTCTCGAAACTGGGTGAGTTCGAGCACGAACGGCTGGGTGGTGAGGACGGATTTCTGCGTAATCAGGGGTTTTATGTGTACCGGAACGATCGTTTGATCATTCATGGGACTTGGTTCCGGCTTGCGAAGTTTGGCGAACTATCTCAACTCGTGAGGATTGCTGTCGACATTCCGAACAGCATCGACGACATCTGGAAGATAACCGTCGACAAGAGTGATGCGCAGCTGCCCACGGTATTGCGCAACCGCCTCAAGCAGATCGTGGACAAACTGAAGCGGCAATCCTCAAGGGTCTATCGCTCTAAGGGTGGAAAGATCTCGGATCCTCACAAGGTTGCAGTCTGGTCCAGGTACACCCGGAACAACGAAATCAGCTACTCGGTCAATCGGGATCACCCAATCATCGCAAGGTTGCTGAGCAGCGAGGATTCCAACCTTGCAAAAGCCGCACTCCAGCTCATTGAAAGCAACTTCCCGGTTTCTGCGTTTGTGGAGGACGCCACCACGCGATCGGACTCGATCGGGCAAACCCCCGCCAGTCGTAGCGACATGAAGCGCTTGCTCGACGCTGCAACGCCAGAGATGCTCCTAGATTGCGATGGCGACATGCAGGAAATGATCAAGAAGTTGAAGCGGACCGAGCCGTTCAGCGCGAACTGGCCGATGGTCGAGGAATATCTTACGCAGAAGGGGTGGTGTTGA
- a CDS encoding Z1 domain-containing protein: MFVLARAIRVLRGDGAKHCSMMINVSRFNDIQDYVHGLTYTYQKQLDDAIKVNAGLGAAGLRDPDMAALKVSFDKEFSACEFSFDEVQKALNEASRTIVVRTVNMRGGVLDYEANKTRGLHVIAIGGLALSRGLTLEGLTVSYILRNSAASDTLMQMARWFGYRRNYEDICRLYICQTSVDHYEYIEDAVEELRGELKRMELRNETPEQFGLKVRRSDTGILITAANKMRNARTLQLVQSFSEKHVEGYALHNDKAINSANLAEVGRFMVGLGDPQRPGPAGDKALNKDISKHLTWTGISGKQVFELLRKFQFHSAQPSLGLIDGKNSLFSDYVSDRLSDELRLWDVVIPLNAGRDPDAAGPKTAEDMAALPLRGRNKGLVKPMPGGATFKPMGDKNRISDPNEDPPMLLQQSRRDEAVQLRADGQFKGDRAFCHVRDRPLLMVHLFKVHKPVKDLELADVPIASLSFQMPKSSIQAVPKSYEVNSVYRRQLEAMASEPEDDEALLDE, encoded by the coding sequence GTGTTCGTTCTCGCCCGCGCAATCAGGGTTTTGAGAGGCGACGGGGCAAAGCATTGCTCGATGATGATTAACGTCAGCCGCTTCAACGATATCCAGGATTATGTTCACGGCCTAACCTACACCTACCAGAAACAGCTCGACGATGCGATCAAGGTCAACGCCGGGCTTGGTGCAGCCGGGCTGCGCGACCCCGATATGGCAGCCTTGAAAGTGAGCTTCGACAAGGAGTTCTCGGCCTGTGAATTCAGCTTCGACGAAGTGCAGAAAGCCCTGAACGAAGCCTCCAGAACCATTGTAGTCCGCACTGTCAATATGCGTGGCGGCGTTCTCGACTACGAAGCCAACAAGACCCGAGGTTTGCACGTCATCGCGATCGGTGGCTTGGCCCTCTCACGTGGCCTGACCCTCGAAGGCCTCACCGTAAGCTATATTCTGAGGAATTCTGCAGCATCAGACACTCTGATGCAGATGGCGCGCTGGTTTGGGTATCGCCGAAATTATGAGGACATCTGCAGGCTCTACATCTGCCAGACTTCCGTCGATCACTACGAGTATATCGAGGATGCGGTCGAGGAGCTCCGCGGCGAGCTGAAGCGAATGGAACTGCGCAACGAAACCCCGGAGCAGTTCGGTCTGAAGGTTCGACGAAGCGATACCGGCATTCTCATTACGGCCGCCAACAAGATGCGTAATGCTCGAACCCTGCAGCTCGTGCAGTCGTTCAGCGAGAAGCATGTGGAGGGCTATGCACTACATAACGACAAAGCCATCAATTCGGCCAACCTTGCCGAGGTAGGCAGATTCATGGTCGGGCTCGGAGATCCGCAAAGACCGGGTCCTGCGGGCGATAAGGCATTGAACAAGGATATTAGCAAGCACCTCACCTGGACCGGGATTAGCGGCAAACAGGTCTTCGAGCTTCTCAGGAAGTTCCAGTTCCATTCGGCTCAACCATCCCTCGGGCTGATCGATGGAAAGAACTCTCTCTTCAGTGACTATGTGAGCGACCGTCTGAGTGACGAATTGCGGCTCTGGGACGTCGTGATCCCGTTGAACGCCGGCCGAGATCCAGATGCTGCAGGCCCGAAAACGGCAGAGGATATGGCTGCCTTACCTTTGCGTGGCCGAAACAAGGGCCTGGTCAAACCAATGCCAGGTGGTGCAACCTTCAAGCCCATGGGTGACAAGAATAGGATCAGTGACCCGAACGAGGATCCACCGATGCTCTTGCAGCAGTCCCGGCGCGATGAAGCAGTCCAGCTTCGCGCAGACGGTCAATTCAAGGGCGACAGAGCCTTTTGCCATGTCAGGGACCGACCACTGCTGATGGTGCATCTCTTCAAGGTGCACAAGCCCGTCAAGGATCTGGAGCTGGCCGACGTTCCGATCGCGTCGCTGAGCTTCCAGATGCCGAAGTCCTCGATCCAGGCGGTGCCGAAGTCCTACGAGGTGAACTCCGTTTACCGCCGGCAACTCGAAGCCATGGCTTCCGAACCAGAAGACGATGAGGCTCTCCTCGATGAATGA
- a CDS encoding PD-(D/E)XK motif protein, producing the protein MNDSQDAWSGIPTGASSGTRIERRADASHPLDFFRARDAKGHYLLILKADELPAIERPPTLAGLVIRAEKFAERPDELLIELVDAEQLSIFRALAADILEATKSLGSGANAEGALRTISRIERWQNLLRKRRDQLLSRQAIIGLVGELLFLRNRVMENVGPAEAIASWRGPLREEQDFAIGGWIVEIKTQLSTADQLLKISSEAQLDTSSGPIVLVHQTLAAGTRSESGAVTLNGLVAEIRTRLLESAPASIDIFEAGMIAAGYEARAEYEAEAWLLVRSRPFEVADAFPRLVPAALPAGVQKVSYAILPSACSAFERNDGWLKSEVFHEH; encoded by the coding sequence ATGAATGATTCCCAGGACGCTTGGTCCGGCATTCCAACCGGAGCATCGAGTGGCACCCGCATCGAGCGGCGGGCCGATGCGTCGCACCCGCTGGATTTCTTTCGCGCGCGTGACGCAAAAGGCCACTACCTTCTCATTCTCAAGGCTGACGAACTCCCCGCAATCGAAAGGCCTCCAACCTTGGCTGGCCTCGTCATTCGTGCAGAAAAGTTCGCTGAGCGCCCAGATGAACTGCTAATCGAATTGGTTGATGCTGAGCAGCTTTCGATCTTCCGGGCCTTGGCCGCCGACATTCTCGAGGCAACGAAGAGTCTTGGCTCCGGAGCAAATGCGGAGGGAGCACTCCGTACCATCAGTCGCATCGAGCGGTGGCAGAATCTGCTTCGGAAGCGAAGGGACCAACTGCTTTCTCGCCAAGCGATTATCGGTCTCGTCGGCGAGCTTCTGTTCCTTCGCAATCGCGTCATGGAAAATGTCGGACCGGCCGAAGCAATTGCGTCTTGGCGCGGTCCTCTCCGAGAAGAACAGGACTTCGCGATCGGCGGCTGGATCGTCGAGATAAAGACCCAGCTATCGACCGCAGATCAGCTCCTGAAGATCAGCTCGGAAGCCCAGTTGGACACCTCGTCCGGCCCAATTGTGCTTGTTCACCAGACGCTGGCTGCAGGCACTCGATCCGAGTCAGGCGCGGTCACCCTGAACGGTCTTGTCGCCGAGATCCGAACCCGATTGCTTGAAAGCGCTCCGGCTTCAATCGACATATTCGAAGCTGGCATGATTGCCGCGGGATATGAGGCGCGAGCCGAATACGAGGCCGAAGCATGGCTGCTTGTTCGCAGCAGGCCTTTCGAAGTGGCTGACGCTTTTCCCCGGCTTGTTCCCGCTGCCTTGCCGGCCGGGGTGCAGAAAGTCTCCTACGCCATCCTGCCTTCGGCATGCTCCGCTTTCGAGCGGAACGATGGATGGCTAAAGTCCGAGGTCTTCCATGAGCACTGA
- a CDS encoding very short patch repair endonuclease yields the protein MADVVDQATRSRMMAGIKGANTKPEIALRKAMHALGLRFRLHAKGMPGRPDIVLPRWKAVILVHGCFWHRHKGCRYATVPRTRPEFWNQKFAANVNRDQRNLDDLGASGWRTRVIWECELNKLGASHIAEDIREWLTMCASGQ from the coding sequence ATGGCTGATGTTGTTGATCAAGCCACCCGTTCCCGGATGATGGCGGGCATCAAGGGCGCCAACACGAAGCCTGAAATAGCGCTGCGAAAAGCCATGCACGCTTTAGGACTACGGTTCCGACTTCACGCGAAGGGCATGCCTGGGCGTCCCGATATCGTCCTTCCTCGCTGGAAGGCTGTGATTTTGGTGCATGGCTGTTTCTGGCATCGCCACAAAGGTTGCCGATACGCCACCGTCCCTCGGACACGGCCTGAGTTTTGGAACCAGAAATTTGCCGCAAACGTCAATCGGGATCAGCGCAATCTAGACGACCTCGGAGCTTCCGGATGGCGAACCCGCGTAATCTGGGAATGCGAATTGAATAAGCTCGGTGCAAGTCATATTGCGGAGGACATTCGGGAATGGCTGACCATGTGCGCCTCCGGTCAATGA
- a CDS encoding DNA cytosine methyltransferase yields the protein MAAKFKVVDLFAGPGGLAEGFSSIRGDDDQRVFDITLSVEKEVAAHRTLRLRSFVRQFDKPPALYYDYLNGETSFASLTSAYPQQWNAAIDEARMLELGMPEAQQELDPVLDRLRQEATPTVLIGGPPCQAYSLVGRARNKGISGYDPTKDQRHFLYREYIRIIERLQPAAFVMENVKGILSSKVGKDPIFKRILADLEAAGGTPDSYVLLPVVRSDESGPNRFIVRCEEFGVPQCRHRVIILGVRSDLARLMPDCVKDGLLERRGHKTTVEATIKGLAALRSGLSKEPDGSVEWQRAAGAAMEVAADACAAKELQEVRRLLLDSAAEVTGCQQPYERQSRSLSTPRDNELADWLVDPELRSLPNHETRGHMRADLSRYAFAAAFAHVFERSPKANEFPELLAPNHDNWKSGKFADRFRVQLWGRPSTTVTSHISKDGHYFIHPDLSQCRSLTVREAARLQTFPDNYLFEGNRTQQFVQVGNAVPPLMAKQIAKGLAEFLSPLVEQAAVELETC from the coding sequence ATGGCTGCCAAATTCAAGGTTGTTGATCTTTTTGCAGGCCCGGGCGGTCTTGCGGAAGGCTTTTCCTCGATCAGAGGCGACGATGATCAGAGGGTGTTCGATATCACGCTGTCGGTCGAGAAAGAGGTTGCCGCACACCGCACGCTTCGCCTCAGAAGCTTTGTTCGGCAATTCGATAAGCCACCAGCTTTATATTACGATTACCTAAACGGCGAGACCAGCTTTGCGTCGTTGACTTCAGCTTATCCGCAGCAATGGAACGCGGCCATTGATGAAGCCCGAATGCTGGAACTTGGCATGCCTGAGGCACAGCAGGAATTGGATCCCGTCCTTGATCGGCTGCGCCAAGAAGCAACCCCCACCGTCTTGATCGGTGGTCCTCCATGTCAGGCTTATTCGTTGGTGGGTCGAGCGAGGAACAAGGGGATCAGCGGTTACGATCCGACCAAAGACCAACGGCATTTCCTCTATCGGGAATACATTCGCATCATCGAGCGACTACAGCCTGCTGCATTCGTGATGGAAAACGTCAAAGGCATACTGTCCTCGAAGGTCGGAAAGGATCCGATTTTCAAGCGAATCCTCGCAGATCTCGAAGCCGCCGGCGGGACACCGGACAGTTATGTGCTCCTGCCAGTAGTGCGCAGCGATGAATCCGGACCGAATCGGTTCATCGTGCGATGCGAGGAATTCGGGGTTCCTCAGTGTCGCCACCGGGTGATCATCCTCGGAGTGCGAAGTGATCTTGCACGCCTTATGCCCGACTGCGTGAAGGACGGCCTGCTTGAGCGCCGGGGTCATAAGACTACCGTGGAGGCAACCATCAAAGGACTGGCTGCGCTCCGGAGCGGCTTGAGCAAGGAGCCTGACGGATCGGTCGAATGGCAGCGCGCGGCAGGTGCTGCGATGGAGGTCGCGGCAGATGCCTGCGCTGCGAAGGAACTCCAAGAGGTCAGGCGTCTATTGCTCGACTCAGCCGCTGAAGTGACAGGCTGCCAGCAGCCATACGAACGCCAAAGCCGATCCTTATCCACTCCGAGAGATAACGAGCTTGCCGATTGGCTGGTTGATCCAGAACTGAGATCCCTGCCCAACCATGAAACCCGAGGGCATATGCGGGCGGACCTTTCGCGCTACGCCTTTGCGGCAGCATTCGCGCACGTGTTCGAGCGATCGCCCAAGGCTAACGAGTTCCCGGAACTGCTCGCGCCGAATCACGACAATTGGAAGAGTGGCAAGTTCGCTGACAGGTTCCGCGTTCAGCTTTGGGGGCGGCCGTCCACCACCGTCACTAGCCACATCTCGAAGGACGGGCACTACTTCATTCACCCGGACCTGAGCCAGTGCCGTAGCCTGACTGTGCGCGAAGCCGCGCGATTGCAGACCTTTCCTGACAACTATTTGTTTGAAGGTAACCGGACGCAGCAGTTTGTTCAGGTTGGCAACGCGGTGCCCCCATTAATGGCAAAACAGATCGCAAAAGGCCTGGCCGAATTCCTCTCGCCCCTTGTGGAGCAAGCGGCAGTCGAACTGGAAACCTGCTGA
- a CDS encoding AIPR family protein, with protein MPAKLLARAYGLYGSRLMEQNVRTFLQAKTKTNKGIIQTAVEAPEMFFAYNNGITATASDLELDFDENGIAGISKIKNLQIVNGGQTTATLLYASDRGEADLGSIFVQMKLSVIDAEKVGKIVPLISRYANTQNKVSEADFFSNHEFHQEMQKISRRLDAPRLAGELASTRWYYERTRGQYKNDGPGRSVTERKRFEALYPKHQVVQKTDASKYYLTFEAMPHIVSKGAQKCFVAFADQIDSKWDNSRATFNDTFFKDLVCKTIVFRWLDKTVGRAAWYPDYRSLKAAIITYTIAWLVQHLKAENRQLDFDRIWALQEPQDELKACLELLAPQVAAKLKELGGAHGNVTEFAKNPTCWARISKSRFEIEPAISRATVDFYEARARVRESRAEGAIDLEIEFDRLVVENLHRMPEVELAAKRRSMLSPLSSRAFGKLRRGKISLTQPERNALKHLFGRLDQFNAGPSSWEKESEDA; from the coding sequence ATGCCCGCCAAGCTGCTGGCTCGGGCATATGGACTGTATGGCTCTCGGCTAATGGAGCAGAACGTGCGGACGTTCCTCCAAGCCAAGACAAAGACCAACAAGGGTATCATTCAGACCGCGGTCGAAGCGCCCGAAATGTTCTTCGCCTACAACAACGGCATCACGGCCACTGCAAGTGATCTCGAGCTCGACTTTGACGAGAATGGCATTGCCGGCATCTCGAAGATCAAGAACCTGCAGATCGTGAACGGCGGGCAGACGACCGCGACGCTGTTGTATGCCAGCGATCGCGGCGAAGCTGACCTAGGAAGCATATTCGTGCAGATGAAGCTGTCGGTGATCGATGCGGAGAAGGTGGGCAAGATCGTGCCCCTGATCTCCAGATATGCGAACACCCAGAACAAGGTCAGCGAGGCTGACTTCTTCTCCAACCACGAGTTCCACCAGGAGATGCAGAAAATCTCCCGTCGTCTCGACGCTCCTCGATTAGCTGGTGAACTCGCTTCAACCCGTTGGTATTACGAACGAACCAGAGGGCAGTACAAGAATGATGGCCCCGGGCGATCGGTGACGGAGCGCAAGCGCTTCGAGGCGCTCTACCCCAAGCATCAGGTCGTCCAGAAGACCGATGCGTCGAAGTACTACCTGACGTTCGAGGCGATGCCCCACATCGTAAGCAAGGGCGCGCAGAAGTGCTTCGTCGCCTTCGCGGATCAGATCGATTCCAAATGGGACAACTCGAGGGCGACCTTCAACGATACCTTCTTCAAGGATCTCGTCTGCAAGACCATCGTGTTCCGCTGGCTGGACAAGACGGTCGGTCGCGCTGCCTGGTATCCTGACTACCGAAGCCTGAAGGCGGCGATCATAACCTATACTATCGCTTGGCTGGTCCAGCACCTTAAGGCCGAAAATCGCCAGTTGGATTTCGATCGCATCTGGGCTCTCCAAGAGCCCCAGGATGAGTTGAAAGCATGTCTGGAATTGCTCGCCCCGCAGGTTGCTGCAAAACTCAAGGAACTTGGCGGAGCGCATGGCAACGTGACCGAGTTCGCGAAAAATCCGACCTGCTGGGCGCGCATCAGCAAAAGCCGTTTCGAGATCGAACCGGCCATCAGCCGAGCAACGGTAGATTTCTATGAAGCGAGGGCTCGGGTTCGGGAATCGAGGGCCGAAGGGGCGATCGATCTCGAGATCGAGTTCGATCGCTTGGTCGTCGAAAACCTGCACCGCATGCCGGAAGTTGAACTGGCCGCGAAGCGCCGTTCGATGCTGTCGCCGCTCTCTTCCAGAGCCTTCGGCAAGCTACGAAGAGGCAAGATCAGTTTGACCCAGCCAGAGCGCAATGCACTTAAGCACCTGTTTGGTCGTCTCGATCAGTTCAACGCAGGACCATCCAGCTGGGAAAAGGAGAGCGAAGACGCTTAA